Proteins encoded in a region of the Cyanobium sp. AMD-g genome:
- a CDS encoding M23 family metallopeptidase, which translates to MSALAWPWLVPLSLLPLPVLATGELPPRPTEVPLEVPVGELGQNDRLPESLRDRYRPAATGAVPALQAGALGYPLGQRPTEQASFGWRLADSRNAWRMHTGLDLIVPEGTPVFSVLPGTVRLVDEVGGYGLLVVVDHGLGWQSLYAHLLDVAVLPGETLAAGQSLGRVGSSGAASTAHLHFEWRQRRQGRLVAVDPSPLLQPIDTGASVAGRAPLPPLP; encoded by the coding sequence ATGAGCGCACTGGCATGGCCCTGGCTGGTGCCGTTGTCGCTGCTGCCGCTGCCTGTGCTGGCCACGGGCGAGCTGCCGCCCCGGCCGACGGAGGTTCCCCTGGAGGTGCCGGTGGGGGAACTCGGACAGAACGACCGCCTGCCCGAGTCGCTGCGCGACCGCTACCGGCCGGCTGCCACCGGGGCGGTCCCGGCCCTGCAGGCCGGGGCCCTCGGCTACCCCCTGGGGCAGCGCCCCACGGAGCAGGCCTCCTTCGGCTGGCGGCTGGCCGACTCCCGCAACGCCTGGCGGATGCACACCGGTCTCGATCTGATCGTCCCGGAGGGCACGCCGGTGTTCTCCGTGCTGCCGGGCACCGTGCGCCTGGTGGATGAGGTCGGTGGCTACGGGCTGCTCGTGGTGGTCGACCATGGCCTGGGTTGGCAGAGCCTCTACGCCCACCTGCTGGATGTGGCGGTTCTGCCGGGCGAGACCCTGGCTGCGGGCCAGAGCCTCGGTCGGGTGGGCAGCAGCGGCGCGGCCAGCACGGCCCACTTGCATTTCGAGTGGCGCCAGAGGCGTCAGGGGCGACTGGTGGCCGTGGACCCCTCGCCCCTGCTGCAACCGATCGATACGGGAGCCTCCGTGGCGGGACGGGCGCCCCTGCCGCCGCTGCCCTGA
- a CDS encoding DCC1-like thiol-disulfide oxidoreductase family protein, with amino-acid sequence MPTPSALSGPSARSLDADQTLVLVYDGGCPFCRHFALSSELRSGIANLRIVDGRADRDLRRDLRARGLPLAKGAVLLQAQRAWHGADAVRHLCGLMHPSDPLLRLLVPLFSDPSRSERLYPLLLGARRLALALKGLPLDPDSP; translated from the coding sequence GTGCCCACCCCCTCTGCGCTGAGCGGTCCATCCGCCCGATCGCTGGATGCGGACCAGACGCTAGTACTCGTCTACGACGGTGGCTGTCCGTTCTGCCGCCATTTCGCCCTGAGCAGTGAACTGCGCAGCGGCATAGCCAACCTCCGCATCGTCGATGGGCGGGCCGACAGAGACCTGCGCCGGGATCTGCGGGCGCGGGGCCTGCCACTGGCGAAGGGGGCGGTTCTGCTCCAGGCGCAGAGGGCCTGGCACGGGGCCGACGCTGTGCGGCACCTGTGCGGCCTGATGCACCCCAGCGATCCCCTGCTGCGGTTGCTGGTTCCCCTGTTCAGCGATCCATCCCGCAGCGAGCGTCTCTACCCCCTGCTGCTGGGGGCACGGCGCCTGGCCCTGGCCCTGAAGGGACTGCCGTTGGATCCAGACAGCCCCTGA
- a CDS encoding RDD family protein, whose amino-acid sequence MACRVPSPDPSVVYAGFWIRMAASLIDSVLMLLITAPFPLLLFVFPSETAVLGLSTAFSALLVILFWRWKQGTPGKLLLRLRIVDADGGAEPDLRQWCLRYVGYVVSTVPLLLGFFWVLWDPRCQGWHDKLAGTVVIHAPQRQASASRPRT is encoded by the coding sequence ATGGCCTGCCGTGTTCCCTCCCCAGACCCATCCGTGGTGTATGCGGGATTCTGGATTCGCATGGCCGCCTCGCTGATCGATTCGGTGCTGATGCTGCTCATCACGGCACCCTTTCCGTTGCTTCTCTTTGTCTTTCCCAGCGAAACGGCTGTGCTTGGACTCAGCACGGCGTTCTCGGCCCTGCTGGTGATCCTGTTCTGGCGTTGGAAGCAGGGCACCCCCGGCAAGTTGCTGTTGCGCCTGCGGATCGTGGATGCCGATGGCGGCGCTGAGCCCGACCTGCGCCAATGGTGCCTGCGTTATGTCGGCTATGTGGTTTCCACCGTGCCCCTGCTGCTGGGATTCTTCTGGGTGCTCTGGGATCCCCGCTGCCAGGGATGGCACGACAAGCTCGCCGGCACGGTGGTGATCCATGCACCCCAGCGGCAGGCCTCGGCCTCCCGTCCCAGGACGTAG
- a CDS encoding molecular chaperone DnaJ translates to MARTLFDPRVSLVSLRPAAATSPAEEGPQDPPKKGFAMRSGAKAKPAGTKGRRKKGTGLSAADHGPLGRSPGLEAIEARSRLGLALSGRLRESDVTVAWKQAAAEHHPDRGGRHDTMQAVNGARDVLLGRGLS, encoded by the coding sequence ATGGCTCGCACCTTGTTCGACCCACGCGTTTCTCTGGTGTCACTCCGACCGGCAGCGGCCACCAGCCCCGCCGAGGAAGGTCCCCAGGACCCACCCAAAAAAGGCTTTGCCATGCGCTCCGGTGCCAAAGCCAAGCCTGCTGGGACCAAGGGACGGCGCAAGAAAGGCACGGGCCTCTCCGCCGCCGACCACGGGCCTCTGGGCCGCAGCCCAGGCCTTGAGGCGATTGAAGCCCGCTCCAGACTTGGCTTGGCCCTGTCAGGACGGCTGCGCGAATCGGACGTCACCGTGGCCTGGAAGCAGGCCGCCGCCGAGCATCACCCTGACCGAGGCGGCCGCCACGACACGATGCAGGCCGTCAACGGCGCCAGGGATGTGCTGCTTGGTCGCGGCCTCAGCTGA
- a CDS encoding amylosucrase, translating to MYEQISHSLLNSILDDLRPEIRRQDLRHFYTRLGANFYAIHSLFVTLYGHRDDFKFQLLRLVETMARGYIDRSRELETLDIKREDDYNWFLSQKWVGMAVYSNGFAENLPDLESKIGYFQELGINMVHILPILRCPAGKSDGGYAISDFRQIDERVGTIADLRHIAEEFRKRDILLVLDIVLNHTSDEHEWAKRAIAGEQHYRDYYYAYDSRDIPDVFEQSMPEVFPESDPGNFTWNQEMGKWVMTVFHDYQWDLNYSNPAVFIEMLDVLLFWANQGVDVLRLDAVAFLWKKLGTTCQNERKAHLILQLMKDCCQVAAPGVLFIAEAIVAPTEITKYFGEDAIVAKECEIAYNATLMALLWDSVATRNTKLLSQGLKSLPNKLERATWLNYVRCHDDIGFGFDDQDIEQVGYEPRAHRRFLIDYFKGDFDAIPRGLAFMPNDTTGDARICGSLASLVGLESALESKDQKLIATAISRILLMHGIILSFGGIPLIYNGDALGVLNDYSFYDDPSKCNDSRWVHRPKINWAKAELRRKQGTVEFSIFSAMKKMIAIRKEISAFADFNNREILQLDNQHLLAFVRFNHLRPSELVLVVANVNNQPQFFDLDSLVPSVFSSHDRLIDLHSGRSPSQSSSRIVLQAYQFYWLSKT from the coding sequence ATGTACGAACAGATCTCCCATTCGCTGCTGAATTCCATTCTCGACGATCTCCGTCCCGAGATTCGTCGTCAGGATCTGCGTCACTTCTATACCAGGCTGGGTGCCAACTTTTACGCCATCCATTCCCTGTTCGTCACTCTTTACGGTCACCGCGACGACTTCAAGTTCCAGCTACTGCGCCTTGTTGAGACGATGGCACGTGGCTACATTGATCGATCGCGGGAACTCGAAACTCTCGATATTAAGAGAGAAGACGACTACAACTGGTTTCTCTCACAGAAGTGGGTTGGGATGGCCGTGTACTCCAATGGCTTTGCCGAGAATCTGCCTGATCTGGAAAGCAAGATTGGCTACTTTCAAGAACTTGGAATCAATATGGTGCATATCTTACCCATCTTGAGGTGTCCAGCTGGCAAAAGTGATGGTGGCTACGCGATCAGTGACTTTCGCCAGATCGATGAGAGGGTCGGTACCATCGCCGATCTGCGCCACATCGCCGAGGAGTTCAGGAAGCGAGACATTCTGCTGGTTCTGGATATTGTTCTGAACCATACGTCGGATGAGCACGAGTGGGCCAAGCGGGCGATTGCTGGAGAGCAGCACTATCGGGATTATTACTATGCCTATGACAGCAGGGATATCCCTGATGTCTTCGAGCAGAGCATGCCCGAAGTCTTTCCGGAGTCCGACCCGGGAAACTTCACCTGGAATCAGGAGATGGGGAAATGGGTCATGACTGTGTTTCATGACTACCAGTGGGATCTGAACTACTCCAATCCAGCTGTTTTCATTGAGATGCTGGATGTACTGTTGTTCTGGGCCAACCAGGGAGTCGATGTTCTGCGTCTCGACGCCGTTGCTTTTTTATGGAAGAAGCTTGGCACCACATGCCAGAACGAACGTAAAGCCCATCTGATCCTGCAACTGATGAAGGACTGTTGCCAGGTGGCCGCGCCCGGGGTGTTGTTCATTGCTGAGGCGATCGTGGCGCCCACCGAGATCACCAAATACTTCGGCGAAGATGCGATCGTGGCCAAGGAATGCGAAATCGCCTACAACGCCACTTTGATGGCCTTGCTGTGGGACAGCGTGGCCACCCGAAACACCAAGCTGCTGTCGCAGGGGCTCAAGAGTCTGCCGAACAAGCTGGAGCGGGCCACCTGGCTGAACTACGTTCGCTGTCACGATGACATTGGCTTCGGCTTCGATGATCAGGACATCGAGCAAGTGGGCTATGAACCCCGGGCCCACCGTCGCTTCCTGATCGATTACTTCAAGGGTGATTTCGATGCGATTCCCCGGGGCCTGGCCTTCATGCCCAATGACACCACCGGAGATGCGCGGATCTGTGGGTCGCTTGCTTCCCTGGTTGGCCTGGAGTCAGCGCTGGAGTCGAAGGATCAGAAGCTGATCGCTACGGCGATCAGTCGCATCCTGCTGATGCATGGCATCATTCTTTCCTTCGGTGGCATTCCACTCATCTACAACGGCGATGCCCTAGGCGTCCTGAACGATTACAGCTTCTACGACGATCCCAGCAAGTGCAACGACAGCCGCTGGGTGCACCGCCCGAAGATCAACTGGGCCAAAGCAGAGCTCAGAAGGAAGCAGGGAACGGTGGAGTTTTCCATCTTCTCGGCCATGAAGAAGATGATTGCCATTCGCAAGGAGATTTCTGCCTTCGCTGATTTCAATAACCGTGAGATTCTGCAGCTTGACAATCAGCACCTTCTGGCCTTCGTGCGCTTCAATCACCTGAGACCTTCGGAGCTGGTCCTGGTGGTGGCCAACGTCAACAACCAGCCCCAGTTCTTCGACCTTGACAGCCTGGTGCCCTCGGTCTTCAGCAGCCACGACCGCCTCATCGATCTCCATTCCGGCCGCAGCCCGTCCCAGTCCTCCAGCCGCATCGTGCTGCAGGCTTACCAGTTCTATTGGCTGTCCAAGACCTGA
- a CDS encoding isoprenylcysteine carboxylmethyltransferase family protein produces the protein MTQLQAINLAKVTTMVALLIPALVMGLESPRVVIYLSLHLSYCLWWLLEDVLFPWRSRHLFTEVLQPLQIAMVVLYVGVFYALPGWLAMANDQPLQPLTIALGLSFYIFGSLLNTAADVQKGTAKELGATLVADGAWRRVRHVNYLGDLLRYSSFAVIAGSLWAWLLPASVLALYLPRMIQKEASMAKRYPGFEAYRQSSWWLVPGVI, from the coding sequence ATGACCCAGCTGCAAGCGATCAACCTCGCCAAGGTGACCACCATGGTGGCGCTGCTGATCCCGGCCCTGGTGATGGGGCTGGAGTCTCCCAGAGTGGTGATCTACCTCTCGCTGCATCTGAGCTACTGCCTCTGGTGGCTGCTCGAGGACGTGCTGTTCCCCTGGCGTTCCCGCCATCTCTTCACCGAGGTGCTTCAGCCGCTGCAGATCGCCATGGTGGTGCTCTATGTCGGGGTCTTCTATGCCCTGCCGGGCTGGCTGGCGATGGCCAACGACCAGCCCCTGCAGCCGCTGACCATCGCCCTGGGGCTCAGCTTCTACATCTTCGGATCGCTCCTGAACACGGCAGCTGATGTGCAGAAAGGAACGGCCAAGGAGCTGGGCGCCACCCTGGTGGCGGACGGGGCCTGGCGCCGTGTCCGCCATGTCAATTACCTGGGCGACCTGCTGCGCTACAGCAGCTTTGCGGTGATCGCCGGTTCGCTCTGGGCCTGGTTGCTGCCCGCTTCGGTGCTGGCGCTGTACCTGCCCCGCATGATCCAGAAGGAGGCCTCGATGGCGAAGCGCTACCCCGGTTTCGAGGCCTACCGCCAGAGCAGCTGGTGGCTGGTGCCGGGAGTCATCTAG
- a CDS encoding transglycosylase SLT domain-containing protein, producing the protein MAPLSMRVATPVLLAFLLASAAAAVTTVTAERPPAAPSQRLPPPLTPPIVPSRAYPRLPQDPAAIAAELAALEPALRSAATVADQLPELAHRQQVIYRRLATDPVLAARVRAFLPVRWQGVLDRHLAARREFLAMHRGGPRSAVVPAWRIIPPEPAAHLLRYYREAAAATGIPWQVLAAVNLVETGMGRIDGVSVADARGPMQFLPSTWAQRGIGQGDIRDPEDAIHAAARYLVRRGGLKDIRQGLWGYNNSNRYVRGVLHYAELLRQDPQAFTGLYHWEIHYNSAAGDLWLPVGYNQPRPLPVSTYLKRFPGSAPPGR; encoded by the coding sequence ATGGCTCCACTGTCCATGCGCGTCGCCACCCCCGTTCTGCTGGCCTTCCTGCTGGCCTCTGCCGCCGCGGCTGTGACGACGGTGACGGCGGAGCGACCCCCTGCGGCCCCGTCCCAGCGGCTGCCCCCGCCGTTGACGCCACCCATCGTGCCGTCCCGTGCCTACCCCCGTCTGCCGCAGGACCCTGCCGCGATTGCTGCCGAGCTGGCGGCCCTGGAGCCTGCCCTGCGTTCGGCGGCCACAGTGGCCGATCAACTGCCGGAACTGGCCCACCGCCAGCAGGTGATCTACCGCCGGCTCGCCACCGATCCGGTCCTGGCGGCTCGGGTGCGTGCATTCCTCCCCGTCCGCTGGCAGGGTGTCCTCGACCGTCACCTGGCGGCCCGCCGCGAGTTCCTGGCCATGCACCGGGGTGGGCCGCGTTCGGCCGTCGTTCCCGCCTGGCGGATCATTCCACCGGAGCCTGCGGCCCATCTGCTGCGCTACTACCGCGAAGCTGCGGCCGCCACCGGCATCCCCTGGCAGGTGCTCGCCGCGGTGAACCTGGTGGAAACGGGCATGGGCCGCATCGATGGGGTTTCCGTCGCCGATGCTCGGGGACCGATGCAGTTCCTGCCCAGCACCTGGGCCCAGCGCGGCATCGGCCAGGGGGACATTCGCGACCCGGAGGATGCGATCCATGCCGCCGCCCGCTACCTGGTGCGTCGGGGGGGCCTCAAGGACATCCGCCAGGGCCTCTGGGGGTACAACAACAGCAACCGCTACGTGCGGGGTGTGCTGCATTACGCCGAGCTGCTCCGCCAGGACCCCCAGGCGTTCACAGGCCTTTACCACTGGGAGATCCACTACAACTCCGCCGCCGGTGACCTCTGGTTGCCGGTGGGCTACAACCAGCCCAGACCCTTGCCGGTCAGCACCTACCTGAAGCGCTTTCCCGGGTCGGCCCCTCCCGGACGCTGA